The genomic DNA CTTCGTGAAATCAAGATAACAGGGAAAGAAAAGAAGGTGCAACAAATGAATGTTGGGGCTGCAAGATTACCTTCCAGATCTTGTTTCGCCTTAGCTTCATTCAACTGGGCCTGTTCCACTTTGCCCCACAGGTCTAGCGAGGTGCGCTGTTCTGCCTCCAGCTCCACCTTTAGACTCATCTGGGTGTCATCACGAGCCGCGGGCAAGATAAATTAGGACAATTATCTTGAAAGCAAAACATAAATTGGCTATGGGAGTAATCTGAGGGTACTTACTCTTCACGTCCTCCTCCAGCTGAGTGGTGATAAGCTTCTGGGAAAACAACTCCCCCTCAAGCTGAGTGTTCTTTTCCTCTATAAATGCCACGCGCTCCACATTTTCCCTCAGTTCCTGTGCCACAGCAGCGGCGGCAAGGTAAACAACAAGCAGTGCAACTAATGCAACATGGGGATGGGAACAACCACTTACTGAaggaggtagatctatgtacctccctacCGAGGGGGGTCCCCGAACCCgggagactaccctgctcggtgactcggctacaaCTACTCGGCGTGCGGGACTCGACCGTGCGCGGAAAGGATTCTCAAAGGATCAGGACGAGAGGCTCTAACTAGAGActcggatatctagggatcttaaccgacctccttccttgtaaaacaacccgagtgtatcattccttgtacccctacaCCTCCTGGTCTATAAAAAGGAGACGTAGGCCGACCCATAGACTCTCTCCACTTTTCGCAGCATCctgcaaaccctaatacaaccccgaacacaAGACGTTGGATATTATGCtcatcgcggcccgaacctgtctaaatccctGCGTCTTTGTGTTACCATTGAGCttttggtcctgagatccccatcctgaaactctaccgccgggtGCACCTCTGGTGGACTAGTCGGAATAACAATCCgatagttggcgcgccaggtaggggacttaGGGATCACACGTCGAGTTCAATGGCAGCCAACACCGGCGTCGTCTTCTCCACCAGCTTTACCACCCAGATGGAGGCGACGGTcggcttctccttcaccttcggAAGCTTCCCAAAGGTTACGGTTCCCAGGAACCCCACTTCTGACTCTCCTGTCGCCGGGGTTAGATCTGATCTAACCCCCCCAAGCGCCTGCCACCTCTTGGTTTCCCGAATCTGAGAGCTACGACATGGCGGCCACGCCAACCAGGGTGACCCGTCACCCTGACCAATCTGCTGACGACCTGATCTTCCAGATAGATCGCATCAGTAGATCCATCGCGAGTGCATTCGACTCAGTGAATTCTCGCTTCGCCATCGAGACGACCCCGACCGCGTTCTCCGTGAACTCGGCAACTCTCCCACCAGGACCAGATCCGATCTGGTCACTCCGAGATCTGCCTCGCTCAGGGTTCTCGAACCCAAGGTGGACTCCACCACGATCACTTCTTCCAGGATGACCCGTCGTCCAGCCAAATCAGCTGACGATCTTATCTCTCAGATAGATCTAGTCGGCAGATCCATTGCTGAGTGCATCAGGCTCAGCGAGGATGCACTTCATCACCACGACAACTCGGATCGGATCCCCTTCGGGCTCCGCAATGCAGCTGCAACGTACTCGGATCAGATCCGAGTGCGACTACCCGACCCGGCAACCCTGGGTCAGATCTGATCTAACCCGACTTCGGGAGAGGAACTTGGCTTCCAACATGCCTCGTTCACCCTCCTGCCCAACCACTCTTCTGCGACGGAGCATCGCCGAATCTTCATCGTCTCTGATGACTCCGACACTCGTGAAAACGAGACTGATGAGGAGAAGGCCCAACGACTACGCCGCAACGAGATCTGCGCTGACATGAAGCGCATTGACGAGGCCATCGATCGGGCCAACCGCGACCTGGAGAACGCCGAACGCCGCAACCCTAGGAATCGGCGTTCACCGATCCAAACCCGCAACCTCGACGCCGACTTCGTCCTCAACTACAACAGCCAAGATGTCTTCGCTACGCCTTCAGCTAACCTTGCTGCAGTGTTCTAGGTGCTCGAGGTTCTTCAGGAGACCCCCGAGATCGTCATGGCCCGTGCTCGCCTGCACGTGGCCGCCACGCAAGCTCAGCAGCTGCGGGAGGACAACTCGGCTTACCGCGCCCAGTCAAGCCATCACTCGACATGATCCCATGGCGAAGACGGAGAGGTCAACCAAGGTGATCTCCACCTCCAACTCAACCAACAAGACCTGCGTCAGCTCGTCAACAACCGTCACCGCCAACGCGACGCCACCGAGCGAGAGCGATGCCACCAGTATGATGAGGAACACAGCGACTCCGACATCGACTACCAGAACCGCGGTCGCCGGGTTGACAACCGCCCACGACGTCCTCGCCGCGACAACGACCCCGGCAACGACCTCGAcggcttctccgccttctcACGCTAGCTCCGGTCCATCCAGTGGCCTGCCACCTTCAAGCCTACCGGGATCGAGAAGTACAACGGCGAGTCAGACCCCAAGACATGGCTGCGCACCTACTCCATCGCTATCCGAGCTGGCCGCGGCGACAACGACATCATGGCCGCCTACTTCCCGATCATAATGGGTCCCCAAGCTCTCAACTGGCTCGAAGCACTTCCCGCCGACTTCATCAACAGCTGGCAGGATCTCTACAGCGCCTTCGTCCAGTACTACCAGGCATCTTGCCCGGGTCCCAAGACTAGATGGGATCTGGCCAGTGTTGTGCAGCAACCAAACGAGTCTCTCCGCGACTACATCAAGAGGTACTTTGCTAATCATAATACCATTATGGAAGCTGATGACAGGGACATCATCCACTACTTCAACGAAGGCCTCCATAATATCGAAATGTGGAGGAAGATGTTCCAGACCTACCCCAAGACCATGGGCGACATGATGACGgtcgtcaacaagcacgccGACATGGAGGAAGCTGAGCGGGCTCGCCACCGGCACAAGAACGACTACTCCGAGCATCCCCCTCAGCGGGAAAACCACTCGGAATGCCGCCGCGACGACCGCCCACCTCACCATGGGAAGAAACACGACCACGCCGAGTATTCCAAGAATCGGGACCGCAAGCGTGGCCCCGAGAacatcgtcgccgtcgccgaaagACCCCAGTTCCGCTCCACCCTCAACCGAGCAGACCTGGATCGACTCCTAGATGGCAAGTGTCCTTGGAACAAGGACGCAAACCACACTGCACGGGAATGCCGAGCACTCTCCAACGGCGTTATCAAGGATGACGACCCCAAGCGACCCCGCCGCGATGACCGTGACAGGCCGGTTGGTTCCAGAACCACCCGGGCGAGCCCACGAAGGCGCAACTCGCCCAGGCGAGATGACGACGAGCAGAGGGAAGACTCCCTAGGGAACTTCCAGGAAGAAGACATGGCCGTCAACTTCATATACGGCGGCCCTAGTAAGCCAGCATGCCGGCGCAAACTCAAGCTGGACGACAGAGAAGTCAACCTGGTGTTCAAACACCTAGTTGAACCACTCCGGTGGTCGGAAACGCCGATAACCTTCGACCGCCGCAACCGCTGGGTCCACCTGCCCAGGCCGGGTGCCTACCCCCTCGTCGTCAGCCCGGTGGTAAGCCAGGTACGTCTGGCCAAAGTACTCGTCGACGGTGGCAGCGCCCTCGACATCATCTTTGCCAGCACgctgcagagcatgggctatGACATGGCATCCCTGGTCCCATCTGACCAGGCTttctacggcatcatccccGGAGCCGGGTCGACCCCAGTCGGCCGGGCCACCCTGCCGGTCACCTTCGACACCCGCGACAACTACCGCACCGAGTATGTCAACTTCGAGGTCGCCGAGTTCGAGAcctcctaccacgccatcccgggaagaccctccctcgccaagttcatggcgatacCCAACCACACGTATCTTCTCCTGAAGATGCCAGCTCCAAAGGGGGTCCTCTCAGTCTACGGAGACTTGCAGATCTCCTACGCGTGTGAGGCCAAAAACATCGAGCTCTCTGACACCCTGGAATGATCCAGGAACTCCGTTCTTGTTGCCTAGGCAGCAAGAACCTCCTGGCGGACCAGCAAATTATCCCCGCCAAGGAGTCGACTTCCGAGTCGCAACTCACTCCGGCCGTGGCGACCAAGACCATTGTCCTCCGGGACAATGAACTGCACAAGACTGCCGTGATCAGGGCCACCTCGATTCGGTGTAGGAAGGCgcgctcacctccttcctccaggagaattgggacatcttcgcatggaagccATCTGACATGCCCGGAGTCCCAAGGGAGGAGGATGAGCACTCCTTAGATCTGGACAAGACGGCAAAGCCCGTCAAGCAACGGCTTCGTTGCTTCACACAGGATCgaaaggaggctattagggtagaagtAACCCGGATCCTAGCCGCTGGTTTCATCAAAGAAGTCGCACACCTAGATtggctggcaaacccagtccttataaaaaagaaaaatggtgaatggagaatgtgtgttgactatacagacctcaacaaacactgccctaaGGACCCCTTTCCTCTGGCACACATCGACCAGGTCGTTGACTCGACGGCCGGGTGCGTTCTCCTTTATTTTCTTGACTGTTACTCAAGGTACCACCAGATAGCCCTCAAGGagtcggatcaagagaagacctccttcATCACTCCCTTTGGGGCCTACTACTAGAACACCATGACGTTCGGCCTCAAGAATGCCGGCGCAACCTACCAGAAGGCCatccagagatgcctccaggggcagatcAGGCGCAACACCGAGGCTTAtgtcgatgacgtcgtcgtcaAGACAAAATGTAATGACCAGTTCATTACAGACCTCTCCgagacatttgaaaatctcaagaaattcaaatggaagctcaacccgacCATGTGTGTGTTCGGTGTCCCATCCGGAAAACTACTCGACTTCATAGTCAGTAGCAGGGTATCGAAGCCAATCCCACCAAGGTCAATGCCATCAGGTTCATGAAGCCTCACAGGAGCAAAAAGGACTTGATGAAGCTTACAGGGTGCATTGCTGCCTTGAGTCGGTTCATAAGCCGACTTGGCGACagaggcctacccttcttcaaacttctctgAAAGTCTGACAAATTCGAGTGGAATGACGATGCTTCCAAAGCATTCCAAGAGCTCAAGGATTTCCTCACCACACCACCAGTCCTAATGGCACCTGAAGACGGGGAGGTCCTCCTCCTATACATTCGCAGCCGCTACCAGCGTGGTGAGTACCGTCCTGGTCGTCGAGTGCGACGAACTGGGCCACATCTACAAAGTGCAACGAcccgtctacttcatcagtgaagcaCTCGGCGAATCAAAGGCACGCTACCCTCAAGTGCAGAAGCTGTTGTACGCCATCCTCATCACATCAACGAAGCTCcgtgttgatgctccttagcgccccgatttgtataccgcaagtgcacggttcgtgtagcttttcccttagagtattcccccccaaggtttatcaatccatggatcgacaaagaactacctaaggttttccatctaatctaatggatctatcctaacatgaagcattgattgcatataaagggtaatcctttaatagatatgagtgatatgtgaaggttgatctcatccatgaacataggcttaatcatagcaaaacaaaagacatgactaggcctatcgtcatctagttgtagttcaagctaacgagcggacaaatcatgcatctcaatcaaaagcatctttaaactcaaaatctccaatccgatccctcgataccccacctactaagtggcaacggcttGTCATGAcaccacccctttcaacaagataccctgaatcaagtcgaaccccctttggtagttccgccatgaacctctagccaccatgactacaagatcatgctaagcaatctatctcgataatagatctaagatgaagcaaacccaaagagaagaacgaaatcgaaagagagaacatgatcgctaatagattcggaagacatgattatcattactcacataatagattcgtttggatcatcaccgccatgtgcacaccatcgatgaatccaactagctcttgaactccgccatggcacaaccacgcagggaggccacggcggctagggtcggcctaagccatctcctagacaacttcgaagatttgcggtggccgtcgtctccctccggtcttgaccctaggtttttgtcgagttctgggtggatggatgcttcgagttgaataaggtgcgagctatttataagccgaggaatccaccggtcgaaggggaggtcgaaccgacctaaaaaagggctagGCTGGCcagcccaatgggcctaggccggccggcctggctcattccttcgccgtctcatgtcctcctttcgcgtgcagactcctcgcatcttctagagtttatgtccttcacgattgcaccccttttgacgtcgttatcttggagatatcttcgaggaaaggataggatagggaatccttccttaaatcttcatttgctttgcttaatcccgaagtatcttgatctcatcttcgtaggcttggtccgttgggctctcttggaggatggatgtgcatgaatgggcttcgaatcaacatgggctttggtcctttctttgggctttggccttcgtctttctccgtgttagcgctcgatcacgggcctcgtcatttcatgctccaaaataggccaaaaacctacaaaaacgaagttcctccaaaatatatgtgcaagtgtgaaaatgaccaataattaggccgaggttaggacagttagtgattttgatattaaattcatgccattatcaaagataaacaagggataaaaggggtacttaaggagcgccaacactccGGCATTACTTCCAGGCTCACAAGATCAGGGTGGCCTCATCATATCCACTCGGCGACATCGTCCACAACAAGGACGCCAACGGACGAGTCGTCAAATGTTCAGTAGAGCTCGGTGCATTCTCGATTGAATTCATGCCACGCTCCACCATCAAATCCCAGGCGCTCGCCGACTTCGTTGCCGAGTGGACCGAGATACAAGACCCTCCACCCGATACAAGATCCGAGCACTGGATTATGTACTTCGATGGAGCCCTCAACCGCGATGGAGTCGGTGCTGGAGTTCTCTTCATCTCCCCGAAAGGTGAACAACTCAAGTATGTCCTTCAACTACTCTTCAAGGCTACCAACAACGCTGCCAAGTATGAAGCTCTTATACACGGTCTCTGGATTGCTGTCACGCTCGGCATCAAGCGCCTGTTGGCATACGGCGACTCCAAAGTCATCATATAGAAAGTCAACAAGGattgtgtaacacccggtttataaaaggacataaaccgagcaattatatacatgccaggatcaagtcacacgtatatacaacagaatgaacagtatatcacagcacatatcacgtaaaaagatataataaagcgaatacgaatgttatttattacattaatgacaaaagtctggtacagagtatgcggaagcgtaatacataaacgataactctcgacagaagctgagcagggcgccacagggacgtcgactgggagacgaacgcctagaagtcctcatactcctggtagctccgggtgaactccctcgcgtcggcaggaactgagcaacagtagagtgtcccaagaggaaaaagagtagagtaggcaagagtgagtacacaacttgtactcaacaagtataacacaaactatgaggctctaaggttggctgactgactgcattagcttttaagtcttggcaaaattttattaaagctaattactacaagttggtgaattaccaaaaacccagttacatagttattaatcaaaatttatcatgttactactaagaaccataccaaaccaagccacccggggaaaccaagtccttaaaggcatacagtattaaaatgcagtatgaaattgtaattaaaggtgataggtggtgttcatgttatacttgccttcctcgtactactccggctgctgctcaaactgctcagtagttggctgctccgggtactggtactggggctcctccggtagctcaacgtctactcactaacacatggccaaaaacaatacaccacataaacatacatgcaaacaaaggctaacactaagaaacagtacaacaatacataaaaacagcaaacaaaactatgctagaactattctatgtgTTACAACattcgcgtggacataaagaacgcctaaaacggtgctaaaacgcaaaatctaggccaaaaacaagttccagggacctatttgtaagaaaactggagttcctgagggtttctgggcaaaaccgaggactaaaacataattaaagggtagatcccggggctaacgtgcaaaaccgaGGGCTCTGGaatgcgggttctatttctataaagatcaggggtctaactgaataaaacagggcccgGTTGGAAATTGTTTTGAACTTAActagaccgcgggttgattacaaGAAAATGGAGGGGCTCATATGCAAAACTGACAGGCGCTGACCGGTACGCGTCTGTTTGACTCGGCTCGGGTCTGTTCTGGGCCGTAGGATCAAGATCGAGTGGCTGTGGCtggttgggcgcgcggggcggcggcggaaaaccgccggagcagagctccgcggcggcgggctcaccGGAGAAGGCCAATCCGGCACTCCCAGGCTCGGTTTGAGTCGTGGTTTGGCCGTGGCGCATGTGTGCGACATGGGTAATGCACTGGCGGCCTTGGCGAGGCCTAAGGGGGTCCGTGGCAGCGCTGGGTTCCGCGGCGACGGGTCGGCGCGGCGAaacgcgccggcgagcgggtgctccggggGTTCCAGGGGCTAAGGCCTACAAGATATAGCGCCAAAAGGACCTGGGAGGTGTCACGGGTGCTCACTGAGGCTTGGAATGGGTGGGGACGTGACGCAGATGTGCCGGTGGTGAGGTTGAGCGGCGGTTCGCGGGCGGCGCACGTGGAGGGCGCGCTGCAGGGGTTATCCGGCCTCTGGATCCAGTCGAGGAGATGCGGAGACGTGCTGCGGAGGTGCAGAGGTGGCCAGGAAAGCCGGagagccaccggcggcgagaaattgcacggcggccgagctcacctTCGGCGGAATGTCAGTCGAATTCCCGGCGCGGCGTGGGCCGGGGTCGACGGATGCGGGCTCGGGGAGATTCCTGGTGCTCAGGCGAAGCTCCGGCGGTGGCTTGCAGGGGTTCTGGTGCGGTGGGGCCGTGGGGCCGTGGCGGCGCAcgagctctgcgcggtggagcaGAGGCGGAGGGTGCTGGATCTCGGGCTAGCGGCGCGGGCGTAGGAGATAGGGTTCCTGGGGGTGCGGCGTGGGTGGTTAAAAGGGcagggccggggatctcggcgcctGGGCTCGGGATGGAAGGCCGGCGGGAGTCACGGCGGACGTCGCGGCTTGGCCGTTCCGCGCGCGTCGTGGAAGGGAAGCAGCTGACCGGTGGGGCAGCGTGGTCAGCGAGCGAACGACGGGCGCGGGACGCGGCTGCggtggctgccaggtggggcgaGCAGGGCGCGGGGCTGGCCTGTCAGTCAGAGGTGGGGAGCGCGCTGCGCGGGCTGGAGAGCGAGCGGGAGGGGTGCCAGCCATTGCGGGACTGGTGGCACGCGGGCGAAGCAGGAGTTGGGCCGCGCGTTTGGGCCGGGCACTGGGTtgaggaagggaggggaaaGGCTGGGCCGCTTCTGGCTGCTGGGCTGGCACGCTAGAAACTGGGCCGCGGGTGGAAGACTCTGAGCTGGGTTGGGCTGGCTTcctatttccttttttttctatttcaaactaACCCAAACTaactcaaatctaattgaattcaaactaaattttgaattcaaaccctatccACTCAACCAataaaaacaatgcaccagcatgaatgcacaaacatgttaaacctaaaataaattttagttatttatggaacaaaaattagattaaatgcaagactaagcaaattaaattctagaaaattaaataaagccacttaaatttattataaaatgctgaaatttaaattagggtgttacagaccctacccccttaaagaaatctcgtccccgagatttagctgggctggctcatcttctcgctcccatgtagcctcagcttcactgtggtgactccactgaactctgcacatctttatgcgcttgttccgagtaaccctttctaacgtctccaaaatcttcaccgtatgctcagtataagtcagatcttcctgcacatctactccatccagtggtgcctgctcctcgggtactcgcagacacttcttcagctgagatatatggaagacatcgtgaactcctgagaggctggtgggcaactccaggcgataagcaacttcgcctttcctctctagcaccttgaatggaccaacatatcgaggtgctaacttccccttgacattaaacctgcggattcctctcatcgga from Panicum virgatum strain AP13 chromosome 7N, P.virgatum_v5, whole genome shotgun sequence includes the following:
- the LOC120680882 gene encoding uncharacterized protein LOC120680882, coding for MTFGLKNAGATYQKAIQRCLQGQIRRNTEAYVDDVVVKTKCNDQFITDLSETFENLKKFKWKLNPTMCVFGVPSGKLLDFIAHKIRVASSYPLGDIVHNKDANGRVVKCSVELGAFSIEFMPRSTIKSQALADFVAEWTEIQDPPPDTRSEHWIMYFDGALNRDGVGAGVLFISPKGEQLKYVLQLLFKATNNAAKYEALIHGLWIAVTLGIKRLLAYGDSKVII
- the LOC120680881 gene encoding uncharacterized protein LOC120680881, with amino-acid sequence MAAYFPIIMGPQALNWLEALPADFINSWQDLYSAFVQYYQASCPGPKTRWDLASVVQQPNESLRDYIKRYFANHNTIMEADDRDIIHYFNEGLHNIEMWRKMFQTYPKTMGDMMTVVNKHADMEEAERARHRHKNDYSEHPPQRENHSECRRDDRPPHHGKKHDHAEYSKNRDRKRGPENIVAVAERPQFRSTLNRADLDRLLDGKCPWNKDANHTARECRALSNGVIKDDDPKRPRRDDRDRPVGSRTTRASPRRRNSPRRDDDEQREDSLGNFQEEDMAVNFIYGGPSKPACRRKLKLDDREVNLVFKHLVEPLRWSETPITFDRRNRWVHLPRPGAYPLVVSPVVSQVRLAKVLVDGGSALDIIFASTLQSMGYDMASLVPSDQAFYGIIPGAGSTPVGRATLPVTFDTRDNYRTEYVNFEMPAPKGVLSVYGDLQISYACEAKNIELSDTLE